ACCGCGCCAAATCCGGGCGTGACGAGTTTATTAGAGAAGTTTGGGAAGAGTAGATGTTTTCTGCTCTTTTTTTATGGAAATGAATTCTGTTATCAAAAACTCTTAGATCCCAACTATATAGCGAAACTTTTTTCAATTATTAAGATCTATCAAGAAATATTCTTTTTTGCATTCCTGAAAAATACAATCGAGACTAAAAGCAGTCCAACTGGAATTATAGCCCCCATCAAAATATTAAGAGGTACATAGGATTCAAAAAGAAATGCATTCAATTCCGCATAATTATTGGCGAAAAGAATAGCACCTATTCCAATCAACCAGGCTAATGGAATGACTAAAGGTTGATATGTATTTAACTTAAAGGCTTGGGCCAGCCCTAAACTTAACCCGTAAAAAAACAGTGAGATTCGAATCATTAATCCGACCGTCCAAAGAATTACAGCAATGGAATCAAATCGATTGATGACTTCTCCGGCTTCAATATAGCGGACTTCTGAAAAAGTTGGAAAGGCCATGCTCGAAGCCTGCTCGGCACCGAATAAGGCGACCGGCCCCGTAATAGGACCAAGAAAGAAGATTAAGGTAACCACCGCTACCCCAACTCCAGTTTTAACCAGCTTTTTCGGCCTTTGAACATAGGGAAGAATCATACCCATAATCACAAATTCACCAAACCAGCCCATCACTGATAGCGAACCGACAGTAACAGGCATTATCCCATCCCCCATGATCGGCAATAAATTCGTATAATCCTTCTTTTCCCCCATCGTCAAGAAAACTACTGCCATTGCAATAAATATTAAGAAGATTAACATGATCTGGTTCAGCCGTCCTAATGTTTCCAATCCTTGATATACAATAAATGACGTAAGAAGCAGAAT
The genomic region above belongs to Virgibacillus doumboii and contains:
- a CDS encoding GerAB/ArcD/ProY family transporter, with protein sequence MIEKGRISNIQAAMLAITSLTIVGHLILLTVVLQQSRQDGWIAAIVGTILGLIGIIALVKLSQHFPGQTLIEILFQHFLWPGKVIGIVYLIYFFIMVVLATRLFAEVYERIMGETPMWAFVTIILLLTSFIVYQGLETLGRLNQIMLIFLIFIAMAVVFLTMGEKKDYTNLLPIMGDGIMPVTVGSLSVMGWFGEFVIMGMILPYVQRPKKLVKTGVGVAVVTLIFFLGPITGPVALFGAEQASSMAFPTFSEVRYIEAGEVINRFDSIAVILWTVGLMIRISLFFYGLSLGLAQAFKLNTYQPLVIPLAWLIGIGAILFANNYAELNAFLFESYVPLNILMGAIIPVGLLLVSIVFFRNAKKNIS